CTATTTTGCATTCATAATAAGATTGTATATGACCCCAGAATAAGGTCAACTTCCGTATTCAACAACATACATTGCACAACACGTACAGAAGTAGGCTGGCGATGAACCTTTGACTCTCGGCCTTGATATAgtttcttctcttctcttcGACTACTCAATGCCACATAACTTTATGTtattataactatatatttgtgtatctaAATGATACGTATGCACGTCTGGAaacaactacatttgtaaatagGATCAGGAAAACAAACAAGTATGCAATGTAAGTGGTTTGTCACTTGTTCAGTGTGTTCTACAGTTAGATTCAAACACAGGCCTAAGGTTGTGATTagatctacaaatgtatatacgaCACATTATACCATAATCAATATAATCGCATAtcaatgtttatttgtttttatgttaGATCTTGTCTATGTGTTTTGATTCGTTAGTTTTACCTGTATAGTACTTCTTAAACTATTAGTTTCTGCATTGGACTGTTTAGTTACCGGGATATATTGATTTGACTGTAGGAGTCAGCGTATTTttggtttatatatatttaatttgttaacaatattgtaaaccttgatattttcaccactagaaaatgTTTACGATCTTACAGTAACTGtagtatacacatacacagatttTCACTACTTGTTACTGATTTGACTAGAACATATGACCCTGGATGTTGTCATCATCAGTTATATCAGCTTTTATATTTAGAAGTAAATTGAGTGGCATAGAGGAATATTATCCTTTTTAGATGTGTTACCATTAGTtacaacagttttatatttgGCTCGGTGTACAAAATATGCAAAGAATTGATTGAATAGGTTGTCTCAGTTGTCTGAGATGGCAGGTCAGGACCTCTAAGGTCGGTAGTAGCTGAGGCATTCTAGTGTAGATGACGCTGTACTTTACCAAGAGGCataagacacacacacacacacacacacacacacacacacacacacaaacacacatacatacacacacacacgcacgcgcgcacgcacgcatatCTTAATCTAACTCTTTTAATATGACTTTCAATAAATTCATAACTCCACTATACCTGGCTCCTCCAATAGACTGTGGAACtgtttagttttttatttagttttttgcTTACActtatgaaatgttttattaatttgaagtttactattttttttttaatttcatgaaatttcaGATTATGAATATTTGAAGATCACACCTGTTCGTCAAGGTCAGAAATTAAACAGAGATAAGACAGTTCTGTATTTTGAGTCTAATGAACGATCAAACGGTGGAAGAATTCAAACAGTTAAATATGAGGATGACTGGATGCTTATACAGTTTCAAAGCCATGAAGGTAAGAAGTCATTATTTGCTTTTggatagtatatatatatgtgtgtgtgtgtgtgtgtgtgtgtgtgtgtgtgtgtgtgtgtgtgtgtgtcataaaCATTGTGAGTGACTCATGATAAGTCAAGGTTAGAACAAGCATTTGTAACCAATATACACTGACTAGAAACCAAAcgtttacaatttattttctaGTGTTGAAGGCTGTTCTCTCATTAAATCACCTGGACTACAATGTTGAACGAGTCACTCATACGAGATCGAATGATAATCCAGTCGACAGAAAATGCATCCTTCTTCGAGGATTGCCCCCTACCATGTCAAAGGAAGACGTGATTGGTCACTTGAAATCTAGCACTGGTATAACAGAAACACCACGTTTACGATTTGGTAAAGACGCTGTTTTGGTGAAATATTTGACCGAAATCACAGGTAATTGTACAGATTGATGTGATTTTTTCGATATCATTTGTGAAAATATGTCTTGGACTTTAGGCAAGGTCCTGTTCTTGGCTATACAAGTATGTAATGTCTTATCGTATAAATATGACAATTTATTCTAACAATTTACACACTCAAATAATCATCATACATACTTTTATTTTATCAACCATTTTTCTCTACAAATGTGTTTCTTTTTTGGTGCATTAAGTTTATTGTGTGTGAACTGATTAGGTTACTATACCGATGTCACTAATGGAATACCATGTACCAGCTAATTGCAATTATTATTATCTCAACTTTTGAACTATAACGCAATACGTCAAAGCGGGTGAACCTCAAAACTTGTATTGATTAGTGGGTtatccaatagggaacttgcaatccagactgaacatgctcagacgcaaagtaCTATGGGAtgatctgtggttatcgtaatacctaatcttgagctaccgataaaatgaacctcccacaatggtcagggtgccTATGAATTGATcgttcgtggttgcaaacaatgtaacagtattgtttacaataccaattcattagtatttattatcatatttcccatgatgcaatattcaacattgCGGGTCTGCAATTTTTTTATTCACCGGATTTCCGGAAACGCCAATCTACTAATCCATCTGAGATGCACCAATATGGGAATGCGCCCCCAATGTACCAACTCAATTAACTTTTGTTTGGCAAGCTTATTTACATCGTATCTCTATCTGTTCAAAGATTTTGATCACATAAAGACTTCGTTGATGAGAGGAACCACAGCTATTGTCCAACAAGTACAGTTCACAAATACAATCAAAGTGAAGAATGTACCTGACAGTGTTGATGAAGATCTAGAGTTGTTGAAATTATTCTACGAACGTCCCATAATTAGTGGAGGTGATGACATAGAGGACAAAGTTGTACGTCAAGACACGAACACAGCAACAATATGGTTTAAGGATTACCAAGGTATGAAATAATCTTAGGCCAAgaagaaaaaattgtttctggtcaggacagtttgtctaaaatggtgctaCGAcgcttttttttcaattctctacaatttatggcagttactgttcgttttatttactactttagTGTGCATGTTGGACAGATGTCATTTACTTGTTCGTGATTggctttgcagttgtcttcactgaagtagggagggttattttgtgtttccccacagaCCTGCAGagtgcatgggctggacaatcACGagaaaaaaagaccgacgcgggGGTAgttaagtgatgcgcgcgctgaccagaaataattacAGTATCTTTTTTTGCCTTACTTCATGATAACTAATTATCTAATTATGAAGGCTTCTATTTGTTGTATTCCATCATTGTTTGTTTCAGCGAGTTTCCATTACTAATTATCATAGATTGTACTCAGTTCTTGGTCacatttattatcattaaaaGTCGATCTATTATGaatctcttttttatgtttatataattatataattttcatttttgatttattgatatttttcgTTTCCTTTTTGGTTTTGTGTTGCTTTGTCTGATCAGTTGTACAGAAAGTGTTAGTTACCAAACATAAAATAGAAGGAACGGTTGTAGATGTGGAGCCATATTATGAAGAACTGGAAAACCTGGTAAGGAAAGTAAAAGGGTTGTGATTGACATGAATAGAAGAGACACTCTTTTAAACTTGTGACGAGTAACGAAGTGGCAACATAACACGTGGCATGACAGTACTAGTTTAGTTCATATACGATACATTACGATTACTGTGATCATCTCAACTCACAGTgtagatgatcgtagtaatcatAACTCGTAcctataggaactagactattaagATACGTCGTGCCTATCCGCCCTCACCGACCTCCTCTCGCGTTAACTACATTACGGTATTTGAGAGGgctggccgatgtgtgagggcgtcccgTCACGGCGTACAGTACAGACCAGTATATGAAATAGACTATGACACTACGTGCTATACATTATTAAAAGACATCCATCCATAACGTTAATTCACTACGGATTTCTTTCCGTTAATTTTGGGAGATATAATATTCCGTTTTACATTTTAACTTGGCCTGGTGTCCTTTACTTGTATGAATCCCTATAAAGGGCCAATAAAATTGATAACTGACAAAACATTGTGTCCCGATCGCACTCCCAATTTACTCCTTGAAAATAACATTGCACCTGGAAGTATGCTTTTTTGGTTACAAGGATCATCGAGGAAAAATAATATAGATATCATGCTATGAAATGCTCCAAGTAATATTCttaattacaataaatatgatatttccCCTATTAAAAGTAGAATTCAACTCAAAACTTTTCTTGTAATAACATTTCTTATGTATGCCTAATTGTAGTGTGACTAGCTTTAAAACTAGTTACTCGGTGTTATGTAAGACTGTATTCTCATAGTCCTAAATATTGGCAGCAAATACAGTATAGTGATAACTTAGGAAGTGCTCCAAAGAGCAGGTTAGCATATACATCCCGTACAAAATTAATGGAAAAGCATAAATCAACGCACTTCAAATTTAAGTTGTAATACATGTTGTTTACCTTCACTTGCTAGATGACGCCATCAAGAGACAAAACGGCTGAATCAGAACTATCACTAACACACACAAAATTAGCAGTGCTGCAGAAAGAGTGCGACGGATTGAAAGCTGCCAATACTATTTTCCGTGACAAATATCATAAAGAGCTGAAAGAGAAGGAGTTACTTGTAAAGGAACTTGTCAACGCAAACCAGGTGATAGAAGAAGTCGTAGGTGATAAAGTGGCAAAGGAGATAGAAATTCAGCGTTGCAAAGAAAAGATGGCTGAACAAGAACGTCAGCTTGTTGAGATAAATGGAATTACAATGGGACATGAAAATGATGGAAGTCTTACGACCAAAGGTGAGTTTTATACCAAATTGCCtcatcatttatttttcaaggaTAAACAAGATTCTACACTGGTTTGCACTATTCAGAGAGTTTTAAAACATTCATTATCTTCTCTACTCTAGATGTATGTCCTGAAAGAGATTGTGGTCTGGTTCCCACTTTCCATGTCGAATTGAAGGACAAGATAGCAAATGGAAACAGCAGTGATGTGTGGACAGCCAAATATCTAGATGACATCATAGTGGTTAAGCAATTACGCCCTCAAGAGGGGTAGGTCTCTGAATTCTTTATAAAGGACAAAAATGACTTATTCAGTCTTGGTTTGAATTCTTTCTGTATATTAGAAGATGtgatggggagggggggatACTGTACTACCTGGAACATAGTAATATGGTTtacttttatcatatttcatttttctgtaaAAGGATGCAGCTTTAATTCAACCCATTTCAAATGTGTTTTGCTCTTTCGACAGGACGAGACAGGCCCTGGGATATAATGGGTTCCTTAGTCAGAATGTCTGTGAGCGATACAATATGATGAAGACACTGCAAGGACAGTTCACAGTAAAGGGTCTTGGTGCGTGTAGTGACTCGGAGAAAGGTATATATCATGATATCTCATTTTTGACCCTGAATCTCACAGTAGTTGTCAAAAAATAACCATTTATTTCCGCTGTTAAACAAGAACTTTAGTCATTTCATCAGTTTCGCTAaataactcactcactcactcactcactcactcactcactcactcactcactcactcactcactcactcactcacctactcactcactcactcactcactcactcactcacccacccacccacccacccacccacccacccactcactcactcactcactcactcactcactcactcactcactcactcactcactcactcactcactcactcactcactcactcactcactcactaacctactcactcactcactcaccaacccacccacccacccactctgAATCTGCAATACTAAGGATACATATAACATTGGAAATAAACTTTGTTACAATACAGGTTCCTATTGGCTGTTGATGGGATACTTGCCAAACGGTTCACTCTGCAATTTCTTAAGAAATTGTGAAATGACATTGAATTGGGAGGATAAAACAAGAATGGCATTGGATGCTTGCCAATGTATCAAATGTCTGCACTGCAGAGAATTTCCAATGGTATTGGGTAAACTGAGTAGCAGAAAATTCCTTGTTGATGCTGATAGACGGATAAAGGTACTACTTGATtaagttagatagatagatagatagatagatagatagatagatagatagatagatagatagatagatagatagatagatagatagatagacagacagacagacagacagacagacagacagacagacagacagacagacagacagacagacagacaggcacaaacacagacagacagacacgtatggacacacagagagagagagagagacagacagacagacagacacacacacacacacacacacaccaaacacCAAACCATTATTTTGCATTGTAACATTAGTTTCGTGACAGTAACAATATCACACTCATTTCCAAATGTACTGTTGGTATTAATTGTCATATTGTTTTCGTTTGTCATAGGTGTATGATTTCTCGAAGACAGACACACTTGCAAACTGCAATAGACATGTTACACTCGATAGATATATGCCTCCTGAACACTTCCTGAATATTAATAAGCAAGGCAGTGAGGaatatacactgtacacagAGAGATATGGGTGAGAAATAATTAGCAGTTTTGAATTTAGAGACGTTACTTCTGACCTTTCATCTAACTCTTCTATAATAATATAACTTGCACACACACTATATCATACAATCAAACTGTCCAACCCCATCGTATCAGTTACACTGTACAAATTCAATTTTACTCTCTTACCTCGAATATTTCTCCATGGCAAGTGTTTTTTCTATAATTGATCAACCTCTTGTTATTTTTGTGCATAGACTTGGCATCATTCTGTGGGAAATAGCGACGAGAAAAGTTCCTTTTGAAGGTAAGTTAAAATTCGCACTCTTGCAAAATCAGGTGCACGTGTGGTTATAAGTACCATGGGGCCATGCTTATAATAAGCCTATAAATGACgtacacaaaaaaattaatagactaatatatgacgattatGAAAGTTTCCTCTTTGAGCCTAACTAGTGTCATTTATTATTGCATGGTAAAGTATTTGGTAAACCCCGATTGTGTTCCAATCCACCAAACAGTGTGAATGGGGACCTGGAAGGACAGAGATTGCTATGTGAGGGAATTTATCCTACGAACTTGTAGAAACTACAATACATTTATGCTACTCATGGAATAGCGGAAGAGTACAGGACAGTTGTGCTTCAATCTATAGGTCCGTACAATAAGTAATATTTCTAAATCATTCGTGCACTGTGGGGAAGTGatatataaaattgatattattcTTACTACTATTAATATTCactaaaatgtatttgtattaagCATTGCAAGAGTTTTGGATTCATAAACTTGCAGTGATATTTCTAGACAGATAAAGGATAAGTTTATACCACTTGCAGTTACATCATTGTCTAATTAGCTCTACTTTacaataatcttttatttatttcaaaacaatcagGAAAATGTGACAGCCAGATTTTCAATCATATCATGGAGACTGGAAACGAAGTTTTACCTGAAGACTGTCCAGCATCTTACAAGGAGGTAACTGACGGATTGAGAAAATTTGACCAAGATAGTAGGATACCTGTGGAGGGTAGGTATTGTCCCTACAATGCGACTTTTAAACACTTTTGCCACCGTAATATGAAATGATACTAAGTCTACTAAACTAGAAAGACtatatagagtttcaattaggcggcatggtgtatttttgtacatttcacacaACATATTTTGATACGAATTAGGCcaacaaaatatagacactgataGCGGATTATTAAGACATACTTGTCATTAACTGACACCTTTGTCCGTTTTCACTTCTGACAGAGTGTTAcccatgtatatgtgtgtgtgtgtgggggggcacgtgtgtgtgtgtgtgtgtgtgtgtgtgtgtgtgtgtgtgtgtgtgatttgttTCTTTCATAACTATTTTAACAGGGGCagtgtcatattttagagaGAGAAATTGAGCAAGGGCCACCTTTTTAGAAAACGGAGACGGGGAAGTGTCAAAtttctgaagaaaaaataaattgggCTTAATTTCCACCGGCCCTccttgtaattattgaaggctcACATATATTCGAAGTTTCCACAATTTCCttatgtaactttattttaCTAATTTTGCAGACGCCGTTTCCAAATTGACAGCTCTTATTGAATCAAGTTATAACGAGTAGTAAGGGCAAGTGAAAGACAAGAAATAGAACCACCTGATACACATCTCAAAACCGCAAGATCTGACATGCATGTATTGCAACAATAAGActagtaatatcaaaattaGGTATTATCAAAAATTATACTATGAAATCCCTGACAAGATAATTCATGCAATTAGAACTCTCTACCAAAACACAGAAACCAAAGTAATTTCCCAAGAAGGTGAAACAGAGTTTTTCAACATACATAGGCGACACTCTGGCTCCCTAACACCTCATCATTGTTCTGAATTATGCAATGCGAAATGCCACTAATAATTCTGAACACCTGGGGCGTACAATCTCTGCACGAAGAAGCACTCGCTACCCTGCCACCTACCTCACAGATACAGACTTTGCAGATGACATTCTACTTCTATCAGACCCTCCTCCAACGAGTTGAATCTGCTGCCATTGAAGTTGGGCTTCATATAAATGAAGATAAAATAGAATTCATAAGCTATAGCCAGCATGCCACCATGAACAGTCTCAAAGGAGACAACATCAGGAGACAAAATAACTTTCAATATCTAGGTGCATGGATAGACTCAACACCAAAATACATGGAAATCAGGAAAGGAAAAACCTGGTCTGCACTATCTAAAATGGACAACATCTGAAAATCAGACCTCCCAAGAAATCTCAAAATCCAGTTTTTCAGAGTTACTGTTGAAAGCATTCTACTATATGGGGCAGAGAGCTGGACTCTAACAAAAACTCTAGAAATACGTCTAAATGGATGCTACACACGGCTCCGGGATCCTAAGAGCAGCACTAAACATCAGCTGGAGGCAACACCTACATTGAGCAACTGGAAGTAGACACTGGCACAACGAGAAAGGAGGTCCCAAACATGATGCAGAACAAAGAGGTGTGGAGGCAACTCGTCAATGGTGTCTGGGATTCCCCGacctgatgatgatgatgatgatgatgatgatgatgatgatgatgatgatgatcataaTTAGTTGgctatactagtattacaggTTTATATTCACATGTACTCATTATTCTGTTACCAAAATATATCTTCTCTGTTGCATTACATCCA
This is a stretch of genomic DNA from Glandiceps talaboti chromosome 9, keGlaTala1.1, whole genome shotgun sequence. It encodes these proteins:
- the LOC144440151 gene encoding uncharacterized protein LOC144440151 isoform X1; the encoded protein is MQGQDYEYLKITPVRQGQKLNRDKTVLYFESNERSNGGRIQTVKYEDDWMLIQFQSHEVLKAVLSLNHLDYNVERVTHTRSNDNPVDRKCILLRGLPPTMSKEDVIGHLKSSTGITETPRLRFGKDAVLVKYLTEITDFDHIKTSLMRGTTAIVQQVQFTNTIKVKNVPDSVDEDLELLKLFYERPIISGGDDIEDKVVRQDTNTATIWFKDYQVVQKVLVTKHKIEGTVVDVEPYYEELENLMTPSRDKTAESELSLTHTKLAVLQKECDGLKAANTIFRDKYHKELKEKELLVKELVNANQVIEEVVGDKVAKEIEIQRCKEKMAEQERQLVEINGITMGHENDGSLTTKDVCPERDCGLVPTFHVELKDKIANGNSSDVWTAKYLDDIIVVKQLRPQEGTRQALGYNGFLSQNVCERYNMMKTLQGQFTVKGLGACSDSEKGSYWLLMGYLPNGSLCNFLRNCEMTLNWEDKTRMALDACQCIKCLHCREFPMVLGKLSSRKFLVDADRRIKVYDFSKTDTLANCNRHVTLDRYMPPEHFLNINKQGSEEYTLYTERYGLGIILWEIATRKVPFEGKCDSQIFNHIMETGNEVLPEDCPASYKEVTDGLRKFDQDSRIPVEDAVSKLTALIESSYNE
- the LOC144440151 gene encoding uncharacterized protein LOC144440151 isoform X2; the protein is MQYYEYLKITPVRQGQKLNRDKTVLYFESNERSNGGRIQTVKYEDDWMLIQFQSHEVLKAVLSLNHLDYNVERVTHTRSNDNPVDRKCILLRGLPPTMSKEDVIGHLKSSTGITETPRLRFGKDAVLVKYLTEITDFDHIKTSLMRGTTAIVQQVQFTNTIKVKNVPDSVDEDLELLKLFYERPIISGGDDIEDKVVRQDTNTATIWFKDYQVVQKVLVTKHKIEGTVVDVEPYYEELENLMTPSRDKTAESELSLTHTKLAVLQKECDGLKAANTIFRDKYHKELKEKELLVKELVNANQVIEEVVGDKVAKEIEIQRCKEKMAEQERQLVEINGITMGHENDGSLTTKDVCPERDCGLVPTFHVELKDKIANGNSSDVWTAKYLDDIIVVKQLRPQEGTRQALGYNGFLSQNVCERYNMMKTLQGQFTVKGLGACSDSEKGSYWLLMGYLPNGSLCNFLRNCEMTLNWEDKTRMALDACQCIKCLHCREFPMVLGKLSSRKFLVDADRRIKVYDFSKTDTLANCNRHVTLDRYMPPEHFLNINKQGSEEYTLYTERYGLGIILWEIATRKVPFEGKCDSQIFNHIMETGNEVLPEDCPASYKEVTDGLRKFDQDSRIPVEDAVSKLTALIESSYNE